From Zingiber officinale cultivar Zhangliang chromosome 5B, Zo_v1.1, whole genome shotgun sequence, the proteins below share one genomic window:
- the LOC121985760 gene encoding bifunctional levopimaradiene synthase, chloroplastic-like: MESLCQLPAAPNTLALSRGLANGRRNLALQARMNNGSAGFSHGKKTVSIQSRSKRCAGIALKATQSPQVELTKEAQLPTLPAKVEEKNERWETLVKEIKEIFRSMNDGETNASAYDTAWVARIPSTEEPSRPHFPQTVDWILKNQLEDGSWGEPTYYLVFDRLICTLSCVLALKTWNVAEDQIEKGLDYLRNHVDEIETASESLITSGFEVAFPSMLNEAKTLGIDLPYDRPSIQKIVQFREKKMSRIPVQVMHSVHTTLLYTLEALQEVVQWDKILKLQSADGSFLSSASSTAAVYMKTGDKKCLEFLQSVLDRFGDNLPCQYPIDLFERIWAVDTIARLGIDHLFKKEIIETLDYVYKYAGKQGVSWGRDNTVPDVDDTCMALRLMRLYGYPVSSDLIEFFRDDDGNFICFPGQTHRGVSDMYNLYRFSQVAFPGEKILKEAESFVETYLKDCVKNNNVDDKWSCKKALGKEVARGLEYPWRRSFPRLDAREYLEHYGDSDVWLAKTIYLIYNVTNPKYLQLAKLEFNRLQAIYKKETDSIADWWNSYGLEAASLSPEQLHFAIASTLSEPEFATSRIAYTKFNSIENVLVDLFYKHESTEDLKLLCQAVEEWNPSLALSLPAQLQTTFNVLYETLNELAGEASKAQGKDVFPYFHELRKKQMEVYMKLRETKLGGQSVEHSLKEYIDLGKSELGVAVRLLPSVFLMGERLKDLDLLCLNEKSRLQDQLSEFLRLYIDVQMYNNSLVPDGNNAVVLSMKENNCTAEEALGHVEAKMEAAFDELVHESLKPSLVPRSCRRLMFEHARITQFFLHDDFTSPAHMQKIAEAMQRFYTPVPIGSA; encoded by the exons ATGGAGAGCCTGTGCCAGCTTCCTGCCGCTCCCAACACCCTCGCCTTGTCGAGGGGCCTGGCCAATGGCCGCCGGAACTTGGCCCTGCAGGCGAGGATGAACAATGGCAGCGCAGGCTTCAGCCACGGAAAAAAGACGGTTTCCATCCAGTCACGGAGCAAGAGGTGTGCCGGAATCGCTCTCAAAGCAACGCAATCTCCACAAGTCGAGCTCACAAAAGAAGCCCAGTTGCCAACCCTCCCG GCGAAGGTTGAGGAGAAGAACGAGAGGTGGGAGACGCTGGTTAAGGAAATCAAAGAGATCTTCCGGTCGATGAACGACGGCGAGACGAACGCTTCGGCTTATGACACTGCGTGGGTGGCTAGGATTCCGTCCACGGAGGAACCGAGCAGGCCTCACTTCCCGCAGACTGTTGATTGGATTCTCAAGAACCAGTTGGAAGATGGCTCTTGGGGAGAGCCCACTTACTACCTCGTCTTCGATCGATTGATTTGCACTCTGTCATGCGTCCTTGCACTCAAAACCTGGAACGTTGCAGAAGACCAGATAGAGAAAG GTCTAGATTACTTGAGGAATCATGTGGATGAAATAGAGACCGCGAGCGAGAGTCTGATAACTAGCGGATTCGAGGTTGCATTTCCTTCCATGTTGAACGAAGCCAAGACTCTGGGCATCGATCTTCCATATGATCGTCCGTCCATTCAAAAAATTGTCCAATTTAGGGAAAAGAAAATGAGCAG AATCCCAGTGCAAGTGATGCATTCAGTGCACACGACGCTGCTATACACGTTGGAAGCCTTACAGGAAGTCGTGCAATGGGACAAAATTCTCAAGCTTCAATCTGCAGATGGGAGCTTCCTCAGCTCTGCTTCTTCCACGGCCGCAGTCTACATGAAGACTGGTGACAAGAAATGCCTTGAGTTCTTGCAATCTGTACTAGACAGATTTGGAGACAATT TGCCCTGCCAATACCCAATCGACCTTTTCGAACGCATCTGGGCCGTCGATACGATCGCGAGACTTGGGATCGACCATCTCTTCAAGAAAGAGATCATAGAGACGCTTGATTACGTTTACAA ATATGCTGGGAAACAAGGCGTTTCTTGGGGCAGAGACAACACCGTTCCTGATGTTGACGATACGTGCATGGCCCTCCGTCTGATGAGGTTATATGGCTACCCTGTCTCCTCAG ATCTGATCGAGTTCTTCAGAGACGACGATGGCAATTTCATATGCTTCCCAGGCCAAACGCATCGTGGAGTATCAGACATGTACAACTTGTACCgcttctctcaggttgccttcCCCGGCGAGAAAATTCTGAAGGAAGCCGAGTCCTTTGTGGAGACATACTTGAAGGATTGCGTGAAGAACAACAACGTCGACGACAAGTGGTCCTGCAAGAAGGCACTGGGCAAAGAGGTTGCTCGTGGCTTGGAGTACCCGTGGAGGAGGAGCTTCCCCAGACTTGATGCCAGGGAATACCTTGAGCATTATGGAGACAGCGATGTTTGGCTCGCCAAGACCATCTACCT GATATACAATGTGACAAATCCGAAGTACCTACAACTTGCCAAGTTGGAGTTCAACAGGCTGCAAGCAATATACAAGAAGGAGACGGATTCCATTGCAGA TTGGTGGAATAGCTATGGACTAGAAGCTGCCTCTCTGTCCCCCGAGCAGCTTCACTTCGCTATCGCTTCTACACTCTCTGAGCCGGAGTTTGCTACGAGCAGAATAGCCTACACCAAGTTCAATTCCATTGAAAATGTTCTCGTAGATCTGTTTTACAAACATGAATCCACTGAGGACTTGAAGTTGCTGTGCCAAGCAGTTGAAGA GTGGAATCCCTCGCTGGCTCTTTCACTTCCAGCTCAATTGCAAACAACATTCAATGTTTTGTATGAGACTCTGAATGAATTAGCAGGGGAAGCCAGTAAAGCCCAAGGGAAGGATGTGTTCCCCTACTTCCATGAACTC AGGAAGAAACAGATGGAGGTGTACATGAAACTTAGGGAGACTAAATTAGGAGGACAAAGCGTGGAACACTCATTGAAGGAGTACATCGACCTTGGCAAGAGCGAATTGGGCGTGGCCGTCAGATTACTGCCTTCCGTGTTTCTGATGGGAGAGCGTCTCAAGGATTTGGATCTGCTTTGCTTGAACGAGAAATCCAGACTCCAGGATCAACTCTCCGAGTTCTTGAGACTGTACATCGATGTCCAAATGTACAAC AACTCGCTGGTGCCAGATGGGAACAACGCTGTGGTCTTGAGCATGAAGGAGAACAACTGCACGGCGGAGGAAGCGTTGGGCCACGTAGAGGCGAAGATGGAGGCGGCGTTCGACGAGCTGGTGCACGAGAGTCTAAAGCCGAGCTTGGTGCCGCGCAGCTGCCGGAGGTTGATGTTTGAGCACGCGAGGATCACACAGTTCTTCCTGCACGACGACTTCACCTCGCCGGCGCATATGCAGAAGATCGCCGAAGCCATGCAACGCTTCTACACGCCTGTTCCGATCGGTAGTGCATGA